ATCTTATCTGTTTTACATTGATTTGTCTCACATATACAAGCTTGAAAATCATTCACATGACATGACATGGTATACAAAAGTTCTTCAAAATGTTATGTGGATTTTGCCTCAAGAGACTACCACTTGGCGATAGTCTAATCTCCGAAATTAATACATACGGTGCATGAGCTTGGGAGTTGAACCAACTAGCTCGGATATTCCTTGTGGAATCCTAGTTCCATGGGCTTGTCCCACTTCCAGACCCTTACCCGCATTTGCTTCAGCCTAGTCGTATAATTTGGttctagttttattttctctatttAGTTTGTTTCTCCCTCTTTTTCAGGCCATCCAAATAGATGTCCTGTTGTACTGTTTTTGCCTCCTTTTAATTCATCCtgctgcttatcaaaaaaaattgtggtgccGGCTATCCTGACTCCTGAGATTTACGTCTACTCAGCTGTCTGAAGGACATGCTAGGATGGGTGatttctcggttaaaaaaaaaagatgccttATGAACTAATTAGGAGATTATGGAGGCAGTTCTTTGGTATAATGTTCAGTTCAGTCCTCTAGAGAATTCACATTTGGCAGATTGGGTTTTAAGAATGTCCTAACAGCAGAGGTTCTGGTGTTCTTTGAACTACTCCGCCTTTCCCAGCTGCAGCAAAGTGCAGAAGAGAATCAgcttctttcttcctttctttcaaATGTTATGTCAACAGTAACAGGTAATCCAACAAAATTCTTTTTTCATATCagcaacatatcaaaaagattGAGAATCTGTAGCCTGTGACTACGCGTACCGATTCCAACTCCATTATTGTGGACTGTTCCTGGTACATGGAGATTCCCTGCAGTGGTCTTCCATATGAATTTGATTGGAACTATATGCATCACAGAATAATCTTTCACAAGTTGTATAAAGTTGATTATATTCGAAAATGAAGTCTCCATGCCGACATATTGAACCATCAATAATTCATCATCTTCCTTGCAAATTTGCCAAAACAATGCATCCATTCAACAACTATCATCAGCTGCTAAGATTCAACAGCAGATAGAAGTAAAAGGTTAAACTGAGATCATCTTATTGTTACAGAAGAAGGGGTAGCCtccaatatacatatatatatactgtttACATCAAATAAAACATGGCAGTACATAGTTTTTTAGTCTTTCTTGAGAAATTAAACACACTTAGAGCAAGCTATTGAAACAATTCCCAAGCTAGTTCTGCAAACATAGCAAAGGCATGCACTTTATTATACTAACACCGCCCCGTCAAAGGGATAGTATGCCTGAGATTTTAGGCGaatttaatgcaatttgaaggTCTTCCATTTGCATAACTCAAAACCCTTGTGCTTCTGCTGGATGTAGCCATCAGCTCCAGAATTAACGGTTTCTTCCATGAATATTTCTTCATGATCCTGGCCTTTTGGATTGGAAACCTCTTCAATGGTCTCAATCACTTGAACTTTCTTCTTATGATCCTTAGGGGAGTGCTCTTTGCGAGGAGGTTCTTCCTCGTAAGTTAACTTGTTGTTGAAGACCTTGTGCACATTAGGATACTGAGGAACGTCTGTGATAACGCTAGGCATCCTTTCGATTCTTGAGATATGAGCAAGGTAATCGTCGGACGTGGTGTCCCAGCCATGCCGGTGGCGATTTTCGTAGTAGACAGGAGCGCGACTCATTGTTTGAATTTGCTGCTCTGCTGTAATTTGGAAGTAGAAGGAGCTGTTGTCTTTATAGACAGAAATCAAAACCTTTATTCTTGTTAGATTAGTATGCATCTGATTCTCCATTTCTTGCCGCCCACATTTTTGGGATGAATCAAATGACTGTGAAAGAGAATCAATGCCTGATGAAATTGCAGCTGAGAAATTCCAAGTGGGTACATCTTGATAATGGATTCCAAAGCTTTTTGTTTCGCACTCACAAGAATTAAATCTAGAAACAGACACCTATACTGAAAAAACCTGAGTGACTTCAATTTTGGCTGTGGGTGCACAAATATAATATCCCACGATCCCTCTAGGAGCTTAGTTAGTGGTCCACGCATTGGGTTTTTGCCCAACTTATACTGTCGTCACTAGATTGTCTTCAGCTTAGCTGAAGACTCGCACATGACAGCCCCAACCTATCATCAAATGGGAAGTCAGGACAGCCCTAACctgttgtcagatgtgaagccaAGTCGAAAATTTTTGTGCACGCGGACGGCCCTAACTTAAGAGCACCGAGTATTTtgattcaaacgtaacttgcgCTGGCTTGTTCAGTATTTGGATGGTGCCTTCTGCTACCATCAGttggttcttttttcttttatcacaGTGGTTATCAGTAGAAAGTTTACAGATTTTTTTATCATAAGCAGTCTACAGATATCCTTCATTGACAGATCATACATATGTACCAAGATATTATACGAAAAGGTAGATCAGTTGCAACATCCAACCCTAACAAGTCGACAAGAACAAATACAACAGCAGAAAATAACTTAAACATAATAACAGATCTGCTGTCACAAACTTAACTCAAGTCTTACTGCAATAAGTTTAAAAGGACTGCACATTTATTTATGATACCATCTCCCTCCATTGAACTGTTTAGAAGGTTCTTTCAGCTAAACTTCCTCCCCAGAGAGGAGTTCCATGACCACACGCTTAATACTGCCGTTGTTCTTCTTCAGCAGCCGCTTGTTAGATTCTTGATTGCAGAATCCCTGAAACCACAGTTTTAACATTGAAAAATGTTGTAAAACAATGAACTCAAAAGAGATTTAACTTACACaagataaattaaacaaaagacAACAGCAACCTACACATAATCATGCTCAGATCAGAAACAACTTACCATCTCCTGCAACTCTTCGAGGATTGTATCCCATTCAGCATCACCACATAGATCATCCAACGACTGCTCCAGATTGTATTCATTCCTCCTCAAGATCACCTTGTTCAACTCAACCTGCTTGAAACCCATCATCTCAAGTTCCTTGAGGAGCGACTTCTCAACCTCGTCAATTTCTTTGGCCCCTTCAGATGAAATCGGTGCCTCCGAGAAAGAGGGAGTTGGATAGGAAATCCCAGCTGCAGTGGTTTCAGAGAGATCAATAATTGGGTATGACACACGAGAGTTTACTTCAGAAGGGACCTGTAGAGGAGCACGGGGGGCAGATGCACCACTTGACACATGAGAGTTTACTTCAGAAGGGACCTGTAGAGGAGCAGGGGGGGCAGATGCACCACTTCCAACAAGTAAGGCATCATTTATTGGGAAATTGGACTCCGCATTTTCCTCTTTAGGCTGTTCAACGGCCACTGGCTTGGCTGGTTCCAGGACGGCACTACCACTAGGAAGAGAAGAGACATCATCCCCAACAGGAAGAACATTCATATCTAACATTTCAGGGAATTTTGAGCAACCTCCAACAGGAGGATAATTCAAGTTTAAGCCTTGATATCCATCAACTTCATCCTGCAGGGTAACATTCAAGTTTAAGTCTTGAAATCTTTCACAAAATGCATCCTTCAGCGCCGCATCAACCTGCATGGATCAAAATTGGGAATCAAACAGCGGTGTCTTATAAAACGTGTGATCCACTTCGTTGCAATGAATGAATATACCTGGATGAGAACCCAAACTCGTTGCCCAAATTTTACACCAGATGGGGTTGCCATTCTCCAGTATGAGATATATCGACCGGGTAATGGAGGTGAAATAAAGTCAACTGCAATGTCAAGTTCCCCATCTATAGGCACGCCATCGGCAGGAATCTAACATGAATTCGtatataaaaaattacaaaaataagactcaacaaacaaataagaaaGATGGAGAAGAAGGGTAACGCGTCTTGCATAATCCATATCAAGGTAAATGAATAAAACAAAGGGCAAACCTCTACATTGACAGAAATAGCCATACTGAGTCTATCTCCTCCAATCCACACAAGTTGCGATCCCTGTGGCCACACTGAGTCACCGCAGTTGCGCATCCGCCAAATCTTTGTGAATGAGGTAGAAGGGGCCATCACAGTTCCATCCAACACATTCACATCCGAAACAAAACAGCTGTCTAGCTTAGGCCGAGCCGACTTCACCGAAACACTTCTTAAGAACTGCCGAACTTTATGGGGTGAAACCCTATGATGCTGCGTATTTAAAGAGAAATATTGATGTGAATAAAGTCAcaaatttaataaaatgaaaaaaaaaataggagtAAGAAACCAGCATACGAAATCATGTAAACCCTGGACAGCCTGAGGATGCCGATAAGACTGAGGCCGGTCAATCCTTATGTAATCGGAAACATTGCCCATCTCTGAGAAACAGATGCTGCAGAGGTCATAATCTTCTTTTCTGTAGAAAGACAGAAAATAGTGTTATGCACACATAATAACATCAAGAATCAAGATAGCATCATTGAAAAGCTTAATATAAGATGTACAGAAGAAAGAAAACTGACAAGTTAGATTTGAATCGAGGCCCAGTAATTGGATGAACCCCACAACCATCACAACGGACACCCTTATGAAACATACCAACAGCAGCATCATAACGATTATTGCTCCTCTTAAAAGGAGAAACTCGAGGATGTACACGAGGAGGAACAGCTGCATGATTATTTTTCGTCATTCCACTAAATGGACATCCATTGGTGATATTACCAATAAACTCAGAGTTTTGACCCCTAACCACACTAGCGGGCCTCGTAGATCCTGCCATATCTGACAAACCAAAATCAACAGATTCTCCACTGAGATGACCATCAATCTCCTTATGGACCCCAGTATCATCATTAGCAGGGGCATTAATAGGAGGATTGACATTCAAATTAACAGGTGTGGCTTCAGATAAATTTGGTACACCCACACCTCGAGCCACATTTTCAATTTTCACCTTCTTGATTTGTTCAGTcgccaagttagactttctcaACTCCTCTTGTGAACCATAATCCTTAGAGGCATTTGCATCATTTGACACCAGTGGTGCCTTTAAACCTGCAGAACTACCTCCTTCTGTGCTTGTATCTGGACCTGATTGAGAAACTGGATTAAGGTGACCATGACTCATCTTTGAAAAACACTCAAGAAGCTCAGCGAGAACTGGGCTAGAAGATGTAGCTTTCGAAGCCAAGTCAAGAGAGAGCTTTGAAAGTGTCTCATATAGTGGGTTCGGGATCAATTTCAAGACCTCATTACCAACACTAATGTTTGGTAATGGCTTCTGGATTTGTGGAGATCCCACAAGGGTTGCAGAACCACTAGAAGCACTCGAATTACCAGATTTTTCATCATTCAGCTGCACATCAATCCTCAAGAATTTCAGTCTCTGGCTCATCACATCACACAGATCATTGTCATCAGCAAGTGTTACCACATCACCATCTTCATCTATGTAAGTCAGGATCAGATCAGCATCAAGGGGGAAATTAAAGAGACTTAGGATCTTTCCCTTCAATCTGCCCATATCAAGATCAAGTTGTTTCTTCTCATTAACAGGAACACTGAAACGCCTCAATGTATCTCCATATTTCACCTGCAACAGTGCAACCCAATCAAAATGTTCAAAAGAGAATGAACCGTAAATAGAATCTATTATAGATTGCGCCTTTGCAAAGAAACAACCGAAACATATCCTCAAGGTGCAAAACAAACTTATAACATCACAATTACTTCGTCATTCACTTAAAATGCTATAGCTAAAACCTGATCATCATCACCGCCAAAAACCCCCATGCATGATATGTTTAATCTTTGGAAAGACACGGTTTTCTGATCTTGGTAAAGTTATGAGGccctaataaataaatatgggtGACTTAAACAATCTATTCCACTCTAAAGAACCAAAACAAAtcttattttcaaaatacaaaaaCATAGATAAAATTGGTATCTGAAATTATTTATCCAAGTGGGGCTCATCTAAATCAGTTCAATGTAACTCAAAAGTAAAATTGAAACCTAACGCTTAACTAAA
This sequence is a window from Tripterygium wilfordii isolate XIE 37 chromosome 8, ASM1340144v1, whole genome shotgun sequence. Protein-coding genes within it:
- the LOC120003879 gene encoding protein JOKA2 isoform X3; the encoded protein is MEYAMVIKVKYGDTLRRFSVPVNEKKQLDLDMGRLKGKILSLFNFPLDADLILTYIDEDGDVVTLADDNDLCDVMSQRLKFLRIDVQLNDEKSGNSSASSGSATLVGSPQIQKPLPNISVGNEVLKLIPNPLYETLSKLSLDLASKATSSSPVLAELLECFSKMSHGHLNPVSQSGPDTSTEGGSSAGLKAPLVSNDANASKDYGSQEELRKSNLATEQIKKVKIENVARGVGVPNLSEATPVNLNVNPPINAPANDDTGVHKEIDGHLSGESVDFGLSDMAGSTRPASVVRGQNSEFIGNITNGCPFSGMTKNNHAAVPPRVHPRVSPFKRSNNRYDAAVGMFHKGVRCDGCGVHPITGPRFKSNLKEDYDLCSICFSEMGNVSDYIRIDRPQSYRHPQAVQGLHDFHHRVSPHKVRQFLRSVSVKSARPKLDSCFVSDVNVLDGTVMAPSTSFTKIWRMRNCGDSVWPQGSQLVWIGGDRLSMAISVNVEIPADGVPIDGELDIAVDFISPPLPGRYISYWRMATPSGVKFGQRVWVLIQVDAALKDAFCERFQDLNLNVTLQDEVDGYQGLNLNYPPVGGCSKFPEMLDMNVLPVGDDVSSLPSGSAVLEPAKPVAVEQPKEENAESNFPINDALLVGSGASAPPAPLQVPSEVNSRVSYPIIDLSETTAAGISYPTPSFSEAPISSEGAKEIDEVEKSLLKELEMMGFKQVELNKVILRRNEYNLEQSLDDLCGDAEWDTILEELQEMGFCNQESNKRLLKKNNGSIKRVVMELLSGEEV
- the LOC120003879 gene encoding protein JOKA2 isoform X1; translation: MEYAMVIKVKYGDTLRRFSVPVNEKKQLDLDMGRLKGKILSLFNFPLDADLILTYIDEDGDVVTLADDNDLCDVMSQRLKFLRIDVQLNDEKSGNSSASSGSATLVGSPQIQKPLPNISVGNEVLKLIPNPLYETLSKLSLDLASKATSSSPVLAELLECFSKMSHGHLNPVSQSGPDTSTEGGSSAGLKAPLVSNDANASKDYGSQEELRKSNLATEQIKKVKIENVARGVGVPNLSEATPVNLNVNPPINAPANDDTGVHKEIDGHLSGESVDFGLSDMAGSTRPASVVRGQNSEFIGNITNGCPFSGMTKNNHAAVPPRVHPRVSPFKRSNNRYDAAVGMFHKGVRCDGCGVHPITGPRFKSNLKEDYDLCSICFSEMGNVSDYIRIDRPQSYRHPQAVQGLHDFHHRVSPHKVRQFLRSVSVKSARPKLDSCFVSDVNVLDGTVMAPSTSFTKIWRMRNCGDSVWPQGSQLVWIGGDRLSMAISVNVEIPADGVPIDGELDIAVDFISPPLPGRYISYWRMATPSGVKFGQRVWVLIQVDAALKDAFCERFQDLNLNVTLQDEVDGYQGLNLNYPPVGGCSKFPEMLDMNVLPVGDDVSSLPSGSAVLEPAKPVAVEQPKEENAESNFPINDALLVGSGASAPPAPLQVPSEVNSHVSSGASAPRAPLQVPSEVNSRVSYPIIDLSETTAAGISYPTPSFSEAPISSEGAKEIDEVEKSLLKELEMMGFKQVELNKVILRRNEYNLEQSLDDLCGDAEWDTILEELQEMGFCNQESNKRLLKKNNGSIKRVVMELLSGEEV
- the LOC120003879 gene encoding protein JOKA2 isoform X2 — its product is MEYAMVIKVKYGDTLRRFSVPVNEKKQLDLDMGRLKGKILSLFNFPLDADLILTYIDEDGDVVTLADDNDLCDVMSQRLKFLRIDVQLNDEKSGNSSASSGSATLVGSPQIQKPLPNISVGNEVLKLIPNPLYETLSKLSLDLASKATSSSPVLAELLECFSKMSHGHLNPVSQSGPDTSTEGGSSAGLKAPLVSNDANASKDYGSQEELRKSNLATEQIKKVKIENVARGVGVPNLSEATPVNLNVNPPINAPANDDTGVHKEIDGHLSGESVDFGLSDMAGSTRPASVVRGQNSEFIGNITNGCPFSGMTKNNHAAVPPRVHPRVSPFKRSNNRYDAAVGMFHKGVRCDGCGVHPITGPRFKSNLKEDYDLCSICFSEMGNVSDYIRIDRPQSYRHPQAVQGLHDFHHRVSPHKVRQFLRSVSVKSARPKLDSCFVSDVNVLDGTVMAPSTSFTKIWRMRNCGDSVWPQGSQLVWIGGDRLSMAISVNIPADGVPIDGELDIAVDFISPPLPGRYISYWRMATPSGVKFGQRVWVLIQVDAALKDAFCERFQDLNLNVTLQDEVDGYQGLNLNYPPVGGCSKFPEMLDMNVLPVGDDVSSLPSGSAVLEPAKPVAVEQPKEENAESNFPINDALLVGSGASAPPAPLQVPSEVNSHVSSGASAPRAPLQVPSEVNSRVSYPIIDLSETTAAGISYPTPSFSEAPISSEGAKEIDEVEKSLLKELEMMGFKQVELNKVILRRNEYNLEQSLDDLCGDAEWDTILEELQEMGFCNQESNKRLLKKNNGSIKRVVMELLSGEEV